In the candidate division KSB1 bacterium genome, TGGCTGTTCGAACGGATGGACGAGGACCTCGAGCGGCTGGATGAGGGTTTTGGAGCGACAGGTCACCCCACCTTCCGAATCCTCCACGAAGCGGAACGCGCGGTCATCCAACCGCAGGCCTATGGCTACCTCCTCCAGCTGCACGACCTGGGCATCATCGACGAGGCGGAGATGGAGGCCGCCATCGACCGGGCCATGATGCTCGGGACCGACACCGTGGATGTGGACACCATGCGCTCGATTGTGGCGTCCATCCTCTTCAACACGGACTTTCCTTTTGGGAGCTCCTCGCTCTTCTTCGAGGGGAACACCACCATCCACTGAGGCATTACAGCCAGTAGCGAAAGAATCCGGATCAACTGCCGAAAGACAGGACGGGCGCAGTACGGCTTACGGGACGCGAGGAAGACATGAAGAAGTCGCTGGTGATCGTGGAGTCGGTGGCGAAGACGAAGACCATCAATAAGTTTCTGGGGGATCGCTTCCGGGTAATGTACTCCATGGGTCATGTGATGGATCTTCCCCAACGAAAGCTGGGGGTGGACCTCGAGAATGGTTTCGAGCCCCATTTTGTCAAGATTCGGAAGAAGGAGGACATCGTCAAGAAGCTGCAGCAGGCCGCGGCCGAATCGGACGTGGTCTACGTGGCCACTGATCCCGACCGCGAAGGGGAGGCCATCGCCTGGCACTTGGCCCAGCTTCTGAAGCGCTCCAACCAGAACGTCAAGCGCATCCTGTTCAACGAGATCACCGAGAGCGCCGTCAAGAAGGCTATCGAGAACCCTCTCGAGATCGACCAGGACAAGGTGGAGGCCCAGAAGGCCCGACGGGTGCTCGACCGTCTGGTGGGTTACCAGGTGAGTCCTATCCTCTGGTCCACCTTATATCGCGGATTGAGTGCTGGTCGGGTGCAGACGGTGGCCCTGCGGCTGATCTGCGAGCGCGAGGAAGAGATCGAGAAATTCGTCCCGCAGGAGTACTGGACGATCACGGCCGAGTTGCGGGACGCAGAGGGGGAGAAATTCCGGAGCCGACTCATCCGCATCGATGGCAAGAAGGCGGAGATCGGCAATCAGATCCAGGCGCAGGCCATCATCGACGATCTCAAGCGCCAGATCTTCGTCGTCCGCCGCATCGAGCACAAGGAGGTATCGCGCAACCCCTCGCCTCCCTTCACGACCAGCACGATGCAGCAGGAGGCGTCCAAGCGCCTGGGCTTCACGGCCAAGAGAACGATGGCGGTCGCCCAGCAGCTTTACGAGGGCGTGGAGCTGGGCCCGGAAGGCAGTGTGGGCCTGATTACGTACATGCGAACCGATTCCACGCGCATTGCGGAAGAAGCCCTTCGCGCTGTGCGGGAATACATCGCCTCCGCCTACGGCACGGATTATCTGCCGAAGGAACCGCGGCGCTTTAAGGTGAAAGCCGGGGCGCAGGACGCGCACGAAGCCATCCGCCCGACCTCCATGGATCGGGAACCGCGCAAAATCAAAAAGTACCTGACGCCCGACCAGTACAAGCTTTACGAGCTGATCTGGAACCGCTTTGTCGCCTCGCAGATGGCGGCGGCGCGGTTCGAACGGGTGACCATCGACATCGAGGCAGGCGAGAAGCCGCTCTATCTTTTCCGAACCACTGGTTCTGTAGTCCTTTTCCGGGGATACCTGCAGGTGTGGGAAGAGATCAGGGACGCCGAGGAGGAGGGAGGGGAGGAAGCGGAAGAGATGGCCGTCCCGCGCAGGATCCGGGAGCAGGAGGTGCTGCGTCTGGTGGATCTTGTGCCCGAGCAGCACTTCACCAAGCCACCTGCGCGATACTCAGAGAGCAGCCTGGTCAAAGAGCTCGATACTCTCGGGATTGGCCGGCCATCCACCTACGCCCTGATCATCAGCACGCTCCTCGATCGTCGCTACGTTGAGCGATCCGGACGGCAGCTTGTGCCCACCCAGCTGGGCCGGCTGGTCAACAAGATCCTTGTGGAGCATTTTCCGGACATCTTCAATGTGGGATTCACCGCTCGGATGGAGGAGCAACTGGACAAGATCGAGTCAGGGCAGGAGAACTTCCTCTCCGTGGTGAAGGCCTTCTATGGGCCCTTCAGTCAGGCGCTCCAACGGATGCAGAACAAGGCAGATTCCCTGCGCGCCTCCCTCACGGAGGACACGAGCGAAACATGCCCTGTGTGCGGCAGCGCCCTGATCATCAAGTGGGGGAGGCTGGGGCGTTTCTACGCCTGTTCGCGGTACCCCGAAGAATGCAGCTTTACCAAAGCGGCCGACGAGGATATTGTCGAAAACGGAGAGGTGTGCGACCGGTGCGGGAGACCCATGATCGTGAAAGTCGGCCGTTTTGGCCGGTTCATGGCCTGCACGGGGTACCCGGAATGCAAGAACACCAAGCCGTACTCCGTCGGAGTACCTTGCCCCCAACAGGGCTGCGACGGCAAGCTGGTAGAGAAGCGCACCCGTCGCGGGAAGCTTTTCTACAGCTGCAGCAATTACCCGAAGTGTACCTTCGCCACGTGGAACAAGCCGGTGGGCATTGAGTGCCCTGCGTGCGGGAATCCGTATTTGGAGGAGCGGAGTTCCCAGCAGCGTGGGGTTTATTACGTTTGCCCTGCTTGCAAGCAGGAGTTCGACCCTGAGACGGTCCAACTTGACGAAGCTGTCGGTTTCGGTTCCTGAGCTATCGCGCTGGCGCCAGGCCTTCTTGCGAAGCTTGCGGGTGGAGAGAGACTACTCTCCCCACACGATCCGGGCTTATGCCACAGACCTGCGTCAGTTCGAGGAGTTCTGGAAGGAGAGGGGGCAAGCCGTCCAGTGGGAGCTGTCCCGAGAAGTGGTCCGATCGTACTTCGGGATGCTTGCCCGCAACGGTCTGGACAGCCGCTCCATCGCCCGGAAGATCGCCTGCCTTCGGTCGTTCCTGCGGTTTGTAGTGGCACGCGGCTGGGCGAACGTCAATCCCCTCTCAACCTTGCCTCTTCCGAAATCCCCGAAGAGGTTGCCCCGACACCTCGGTCTCCAAACCGTCCTGGCGGCCCTATCTCTGCCCGACAAGAGGACGCCGCGAGGCATCCGGGACAGCGCGATCCTCGAACTTTTTTACGGCACCGGAATTCGTCTCTCCGAGCTGGCTGAACTACGCCTGGAGAATGTAGACCTCCGGGAGCGTCAGGTTCGCGTCCTGGGAAAAGGCGGCAAGGAGCGCGTTGTTCCCATGGGTTCGTGTGCGGCCCGGGCGCTGGAGGAGTACCTGGCGGTTCGGTCCTCGCTGGCGGCGAACCTTCCCGTAGCCTCAAGCCACGTATTCCTGGGGCCCAAGGGACGGCCGCTGTCACGGCGCACCATCGAACGTATTGTGCGCAAATATCTGGCTCAGGTAGACGACAGTGGCGCCTGGTTTCCCCACGCTCTTCGCCATTCGTTTGCCACGCACCTACTGGACGCAGGCGCCGATCTCCTGGCGGTGAAGGAGCTCCTTGGCCATAGCAGCCTTTCCACGACGCAGATCTACACCCACGTCTCCACGGAACGGCTCAAACAGATTTATCGCCAGGCTCATCCGAGGTCGCGGAGAAGACGGGAGGACCGTTGACGGTACCGACGAAGGCGGCGCGAAGGGAGGTGAGAGGTAAGGCGTAGAAGTGCCGGCCGAAGTCAGGAAGGGGATGTCCACAGCTGTGGCGTCCGGCGGAATCGCATCAGGAGGAGGTTGCGTATGGAATACCGACTGACAGCCAGACATTTCAATCCCTCCGACGGTTTGAAGCAGTACCTGGACAAGCAGCTGAAGCGGCTGAAGAAGTTCTACCAGGGAATCATCGACTGCGAGGTTATCCTCTATCCAGAGAAACTTCTCCAGGTTGCGGAGATTCAGCTAAAGGTGGATGGTGCGCTGCTGACGGCGGTTGAGAAGTCGGACGACATGTTCAAATCCGTGGATCTGGCGGTCGAGAAGATCGAGCGCCAGCTGAAGAAGCACAAAGAGAAGCTTCAAATGCACAACGGCGAGAAGCTCGGAAGGCTCTTCCGAGAGGCCTCTGAGAAGGCCGAGTCTGCAGAATGACGGCAATCGGATGACGCCAGGGTCCCGCGGCCGGGACTCTGGCGTCGTTCCTGAGGAGGGACGAGAGGGAAGATGTCGAAGCTCACGGTCCGCACCCTTTACGAAGATAATCGGGATCGGCTGCAACTCTCGGTGGTCAACGGGGAGTACAGCTTTGAGCGTGTGATCACGGAGCCGGATCTCCATCGGCCAGGCCTTGCCCTCGCGGGGTTCACCGAGGTATTCACCTACCAGCGAATCCAGATCGTCGGCAATACCGAGAGCCGCTACCTGGAGCGCCTGTCGCCGGGCGAACGCGAAAGCATTCTCGAAAAAGTGCTCTCCTTCGCGATCCCCTGCATCATTGTGACGGACAATAACCCGGTGGCACCCGAGTTCGAAAGGATAGCGAGCGAGAAAGGGATCACCCTCTTCCGCACGCCGGTCAACACCACCCAGCTGATGCAACTTCTGAGCGAGTACCTCGACGACCGCTTCGCCCCGCGGCTGATGGTCCACGGTACGCTGGTGGACGTGTACGGAATCGGGGTTCTAATTACGGGTCGAAGCGCCATCGGCAAAAGCGAGGTGGCCCTGGATCTGGTGGAACGAGGCCACCGTCTGGTAGCCGATGACGTGGTGCACATCGTCCGCAAGGCGGACGGCGTGCTCATGGGGACCGCCAGCGACTTGCTCCAGCAACACATGGAAATCCGGGGCTTGGGGATCATTGACGTACGGGCTCTGTTCGGTATCCGCGCCGTACGCATGCAAAAGCGAGTGGAAGTGGAAGTCCACCTGGAGGAGTGGGATTCCAGCCAGGACTACGAGCGGCTCGGACTTGACGAACACTACACCGAGTACCTGGGGGTCAAGATTCCCATCGTCCGCCTGCCTATTTTCCCCGGCAAGAACGTCACCGTAATCGTCGAGGTCATCGCTCTCAACCAGCTGTTGAAGATCTACGGCACGGATTCGGCGAAGGAATTCAGCCAAAAACTGATGCGCCTGATCCAGACGCGACGCGCTTACCTAACGGGGGACCTGGAGTAGCGCGGGCCTCTCTTCTTCATGCCTCGGTAGGCCATCGGGAAAAGGTTCAGTTCGCGGCAGGTCGCCCGTAAGGCGACTAACCCCGGCCGAAAAGGGTGGCCTGGGAGGAAGAGGCCCGTCTATCTGCAGGGACGGAAGTCGCTTAGGGCACAAATTCGAACTCGAT is a window encoding:
- a CDS encoding DUF494 domain-containing protein, with protein sequence MNERVIEILVYIMSEIRNRRTGIGRLEALSQDLLQQGYSESEISSAFAWLFERMDEDLERLDEGFGATGHPTFRILHEAERAVIQPQAYGYLLQLHDLGIIDEAEMEAAIDRAMMLGTDTVDVDTMRSIVASILFNTDFPFGSSSLFFEGNTTIH
- a CDS encoding tyrosine recombinase XerC, which produces MTKLSVSVPELSRWRQAFLRSLRVERDYSPHTIRAYATDLRQFEEFWKERGQAVQWELSREVVRSYFGMLARNGLDSRSIARKIACLRSFLRFVVARGWANVNPLSTLPLPKSPKRLPRHLGLQTVLAALSLPDKRTPRGIRDSAILELFYGTGIRLSELAELRLENVDLRERQVRVLGKGGKERVVPMGSCAARALEEYLAVRSSLAANLPVASSHVFLGPKGRPLSRRTIERIVRKYLAQVDDSGAWFPHALRHSFATHLLDAGADLLAVKELLGHSSLSTTQIYTHVSTERLKQIYRQAHPRSRRRREDR
- the topA gene encoding type I DNA topoisomerase, translating into MKKSLVIVESVAKTKTINKFLGDRFRVMYSMGHVMDLPQRKLGVDLENGFEPHFVKIRKKEDIVKKLQQAAAESDVVYVATDPDREGEAIAWHLAQLLKRSNQNVKRILFNEITESAVKKAIENPLEIDQDKVEAQKARRVLDRLVGYQVSPILWSTLYRGLSAGRVQTVALRLICEREEEIEKFVPQEYWTITAELRDAEGEKFRSRLIRIDGKKAEIGNQIQAQAIIDDLKRQIFVVRRIEHKEVSRNPSPPFTTSTMQQEASKRLGFTAKRTMAVAQQLYEGVELGPEGSVGLITYMRTDSTRIAEEALRAVREYIASAYGTDYLPKEPRRFKVKAGAQDAHEAIRPTSMDREPRKIKKYLTPDQYKLYELIWNRFVASQMAAARFERVTIDIEAGEKPLYLFRTTGSVVLFRGYLQVWEEIRDAEEEGGEEAEEMAVPRRIREQEVLRLVDLVPEQHFTKPPARYSESSLVKELDTLGIGRPSTYALIISTLLDRRYVERSGRQLVPTQLGRLVNKILVEHFPDIFNVGFTARMEEQLDKIESGQENFLSVVKAFYGPFSQALQRMQNKADSLRASLTEDTSETCPVCGSALIIKWGRLGRFYACSRYPEECSFTKAADEDIVENGEVCDRCGRPMIVKVGRFGRFMACTGYPECKNTKPYSVGVPCPQQGCDGKLVEKRTRRGKLFYSCSNYPKCTFATWNKPVGIECPACGNPYLEERSSQQRGVYYVCPACKQEFDPETVQLDEAVGFGS
- the raiA gene encoding ribosome-associated translation inhibitor RaiA, giving the protein MEYRLTARHFNPSDGLKQYLDKQLKRLKKFYQGIIDCEVILYPEKLLQVAEIQLKVDGALLTAVEKSDDMFKSVDLAVEKIERQLKKHKEKLQMHNGEKLGRLFREASEKAESAE
- the hprK gene encoding HPr(Ser) kinase/phosphatase, whose amino-acid sequence is MSKLTVRTLYEDNRDRLQLSVVNGEYSFERVITEPDLHRPGLALAGFTEVFTYQRIQIVGNTESRYLERLSPGERESILEKVLSFAIPCIIVTDNNPVAPEFERIASEKGITLFRTPVNTTQLMQLLSEYLDDRFAPRLMVHGTLVDVYGIGVLITGRSAIGKSEVALDLVERGHRLVADDVVHIVRKADGVLMGTASDLLQQHMEIRGLGIIDVRALFGIRAVRMQKRVEVEVHLEEWDSSQDYERLGLDEHYTEYLGVKIPIVRLPIFPGKNVTVIVEVIALNQLLKIYGTDSAKEFSQKLMRLIQTRRAYLTGDLE